CATACGTCGAAATTTTTTGAGTCAGCTCCTGGAGTTCCTTGTCTCTCGTAAACAAGGACTGGCCGGATTTTTTCTGGGCTCCGCCGGACATGGAACCTCCTGGATTTACAACGTCGCCTTCCAAAGTAACAACCCTGTATTTTCTGTTTAACTGCCGGGCTATGGCATTTGCCTGTTCCAATGTTTCAGCAATGACGATGTGCCCAAGTAAATGCTGAATCGCTTTTTTGTGCTTCTCTTGATAAGAAACGAGATCACCCGCGACACCCACTACTCCTTCAAGATTCTCCAAAGACCCAGCTGCCTGTCCGTGCAGTGAGCGGGGATGGATTGATGAAAGAGGCAGAAAGGTAGCTCTTCCCTTGTTCGTCTGTTTCAGCCAATGAATAGCAGCACGGCCAGAACGTTCATCGGTAACAATCACATGCTGGGCTTGGGCACCCAGAGCTGTTTCAATAGCCGTAATCAAATGGGAAGGTACCTCCATTACTTCTATGACAGCACCCTCGATTCCTGATAACTTTCCAGCTTCGCGTGCTTTTAACACTTCGCGCACACCTTGAAAATATCCTGAAAAATCCTCTTTCATATCTTCCAGCATTTCTTTTTTCGACCTGAGTTTTTCCATATATTGATAGCCTTGATAAAGCTTCTGCTGCCATTCTTGATAGGCGGCTTCGTTCTTCTCATAGGATTGGCTGAGCTCTGCATGGCGTCTTTGTAAACCCGTGCGTTCTTGCTCTTTTTCCGTACAGGCTGTTTGTACGGAAGTGAGTTTCTTTTCTGTTTTTTCTCTTTCCAGCCGTAAATCTTTAAACTTATCCTGCTGTCTGTCCTGTTTTGTAGAAAGCTGCTCCTGCTGCTGGCTTAAGAGCTGTTTTTCATTCTTTTTAGCAGCCTGATCATTCAGGAGATCAATGTATTCACTTTTTAATTCTTCGATTTGGTCTTCGATATTCTGTGCGCCCTGGCTTAATGTTTCATTCGTTTCCTTTAGTTCCTTCTTAAGCTGCCTTCCTTGATTTCTGGCCTCTGTAAGCTCTGAATTTTCTTTTTGAAGAGTTACCTTCAGTTCCTCAAGCTTTATCGAAAGCTCTTTGTATTCGCCTTCAATTTTTGTCTTGTTTTCCGAATAATGCTTGTGTCTTTCCTTCATCAGCTCTTTTTTACCTTCAAGATTCTCTAAATCTTTCGTAAGAACAAGCAAGGTCTCCTGCAGATCTTCAATGGATTCATCCAGCGCCTGCATCTGGTCACGCTGTCGTTCAATTTTTTCCTGACCTGATTCAATCGAGTTGTTAAGCTCTTCTTCCTGCTGCTTAATTTCTTTCAGTTCATCAAGCAGCTTTTGCCAATCACTGTGCAGTGATTCAATCTGTGTAATTAAAAGAGAGACTTCTATTTTCTTCAATTCTTCCTTTTTTTCCAGATAATCTTTTGCAACCGAAGCCTGTAGTTTCAGCGGTTCCAGCTGTCCTTCAATTTCATAGACGATATCTTCCACCCGGTTTAAATTCTCCTGCGTTTCCCCGAGCTTCTGTTCCGCTTTTCTCTTTCGCTGTTTATATTTAAGGACTCCGGCAGCTTCTTCAAAAATCGACCTTCTCTCTTCGGCCTTTGAACTTAAAATTTCTTCAACTTTCCCCTGGCTTATGATCGAGAAAGCTTCCTTCCCAAGCCCGGAATCCATAAACAAGTCGACAATATCTTTTAACCGGCACGTTTGATTGTTTATATAAAATTCACTTTCACCCGACCGATATACTCTGCGGGTGACACTGACTTCCTCATAATCAAGGGGAAGTGTCTGGTCTTTATTGTTTAAAGTTAAAGTTACTTCTGCCATGTTTAACGGTTTTCTCGAGTCACTGCCGGCAAAAATAATATCTTCCATTTTTGACCCTCTCAGTGACTTTGCCGATTGTTCTCCGAGCACCCAGCGAATGGCATCCGTAATATTACTCTTCCCACTGCCATTCGGTCCAACGACAGAGGTTACGCCATTTACAAAATCTACGGTAACCCGTTCAGCAAACGACTTAAAACCTTTGGTATCTAAACGTTTGAGGAACATATTCATCCTCCTGTATAATTAGCAATCTTTCAGTGTTCAACTTAGTTATTTTATCATAAACTTAACGGTTGCGGTAGGATCCTTCTCTACAGCGCACTAAATGAAAGGGCTTACACTATTAATAAGGGTTTTAAAAACGATCTAATTAATTTATCATAGAAACTACTAAAAAGAGTTGAAGTTAGTGAAGGAGGAAAAAAGAGTGAGTTTAGAA
This Halobacillus salinarum DNA region includes the following protein-coding sequences:
- the smc gene encoding chromosome segregation protein SMC, whose amino-acid sequence is MFLKRLDTKGFKSFAERVTVDFVNGVTSVVGPNGSGKSNITDAIRWVLGEQSAKSLRGSKMEDIIFAGSDSRKPLNMAEVTLTLNNKDQTLPLDYEEVSVTRRVYRSGESEFYINNQTCRLKDIVDLFMDSGLGKEAFSIISQGKVEEILSSKAEERRSIFEEAAGVLKYKQRKRKAEQKLGETQENLNRVEDIVYEIEGQLEPLKLQASVAKDYLEKKEELKKIEVSLLITQIESLHSDWQKLLDELKEIKQQEEELNNSIESGQEKIERQRDQMQALDESIEDLQETLLVLTKDLENLEGKKELMKERHKHYSENKTKIEGEYKELSIKLEELKVTLQKENSELTEARNQGRQLKKELKETNETLSQGAQNIEDQIEELKSEYIDLLNDQAAKKNEKQLLSQQQEQLSTKQDRQQDKFKDLRLEREKTEKKLTSVQTACTEKEQERTGLQRRHAELSQSYEKNEAAYQEWQQKLYQGYQYMEKLRSKKEMLEDMKEDFSGYFQGVREVLKAREAGKLSGIEGAVIEVMEVPSHLITAIETALGAQAQHVIVTDERSGRAAIHWLKQTNKGRATFLPLSSIHPRSLHGQAAGSLENLEGVVGVAGDLVSYQEKHKKAIQHLLGHIVIAETLEQANAIARQLNRKYRVVTLEGDVVNPGGSMSGGAQKKSGQSLFTRDKELQELTQKISTYEQKTAEVEKKVQHLKTSVQKEKQEAERLKVQLEEAQNEEYEIQSQKRELELKVQHLNDQLQLFDQDQLQFREDHQYTNEKLDSLEAALSELNHQLETIQQEIESLTERKQKQKLDEDHLQGRVQELKVLIAEQDSFINNQQEKVERYRVSYQETEAQLVQNKDSYQQLVEIVESNQTEEEIGEQIEQTKQRKQATSQLIQERRKERNEYGVNVQEAERLLKETKRRHGNFVQEIQQKEVKEGRMDVELENLLTYLQEEYVMTFEKAKQNFPRVEDIRQAETDVKLIKRSIDELGTVNLGAIEEYDRILERYEFLTGQQEDLLEAKRTLHSIINEMDGEMQRRFEDTFTKIKAEFGSVFQSLFGGGKADLVLTSPEDLLETGVDIVAQPPGKKLQNLSLLSGGERALTAIALLFSILRVRPVPFCVLDEVEAALDEANVDRFAKFLKEFSSKTQFIVITHRKGTMEESDVLYGVTMQESGVSKLVSVKLEETTELLEV